The following nucleotide sequence is from Myxococcales bacterium.
CATGTCGAGCATGCCGGTCTGCACGACGCGAATCAGGCCCGAACGGCCGCCCGTCAAGCGCGCCGGCAATTTGAACCGCTTGGCCAGGCCGGCCAGGATCAGAATCGCCGCCAGGCCGCCGGCCAGCGCCGCGATCATTTTAATGACGGCTTTCGACCAGCCGATTTCGTCCGGAGCCGGCGTCGCCGTGGCCGCGGCAGCGGCGGCCGCGGGGGCGGGTTTTTCCGGCGCCGGCGTCGCCGCCGGTTCGGCGGCGGGTGTCGGCGTCGCCGTGGGCGGCGCGGCGAGAATGGCGGCCCAGTCGATCTTGGCCTCGGGCGGCACGTTTTCGGCCGCCGGTTCCGGCGTCGCCATGGTCGGCAGAACGATCGGTTCGGCCGCCGGCAGCGGCTTGGCGCCCAAGGCGATGTGAATCAGGTTTTCGCCGATCGCGAACGAAGGCGTGGTGTCGCCGTTGTAACCTTCCTTGAGGAACAGCACGGCGCGCACGGTCTGATTGTCGATCTGCGCCACCACGGCTTTTTCGAAACATTTGCTGTCGAGTTTGTTGAACTGCAAAACGGGCGGATGGGTGTAGGTGCGCGGCAGAACGAGGCTGACTTCCTTGCCCTTGATGCCGATGGTCGCGTCGGCGAACCCGGCGCGATCCTTGATCGCCAGATCGATGGCGCAGGCGGCGCCGGCGGGAACCTGCATTTTTTCGACGAGGTTCATCTTCTGCAACTGCACCGGTTCGGCCCAGGCCAGACCGGCCAGCAGCAGCACTGCCGCCAAGGCCGAAACCCATTTGCCGCTGCGGAACATGGCCGCCCTCCTTACTTCAAGGACTCGATCCGCTCGGCCTTGCTGATGACGTCGGTCAAACGGATGCCGAATTTTTCGTTGATGATCACGGCTTCGCCGCGGGCCACCAGCTTGTCGTTGATGAAAACCTCCAACGGCTCGCCGGCCAGCTTTTGCAGTTCCACGATACTGCCCGGCCCCAGGGTCAGCAATTCGCCGATCGTCAGCCGGGAGCGGCCGACCTCGACGGTCAGCACGAGCGGAATATCCAGCACGAAATCGAGATCGCGCTGGGTGCCGGCGGGCGCCGGGGCTTTTTCGAAGGTTTGCATCGGCATTTTCTGGGTGACGGGCGCCGCGGGGGGCGGCGTTTCCTTCGGCGGCGCCTTTTTCTCCCCTTCCGCTTTGAGATCGTCCTCGGTCAAACCCCACGCGGCCGGATCGAGATTCGGATCGCCGGCGGCTTCTTTCGCGGCGGGCTTGCTCGTCCGGCTTTCCTGCTGCATCTGCGTCAGCAGGCTGTCGATGTCGTCCTGGTTCAGAACGTCTTTTTCCGTCATGGATCAGTCCCCTCTCAAATAATCCGGACGGCTTTATAGCCGCGCTCGGTGCCCACCACCGCGCGGAACTTCGCGATGTTTTCGATCAAGATATCGACCGCTTCGTCGGAAAATTTATCCAGTTGCAGCACCTGGCCGTCCTGCAGCTTGATCAGTTGTTCGAGGCTGATTTTCACCCGGCCCAACTGCACCTTCATTTCCACTTCGGATTCCTTGACCGCGTCGGTCAGCACGGTCCGCCAGGCGGAATCGTCGTAGGCGGCGCCCTCGCCCAGGAAGCCGGACGAGAGTTTCTCGCGCAGCGGCTCGACCATGGCGTAAGGGATGACGATTTGAATCAAGCCCGAATTGCCCTCGACGTCGACGCTGCTTTCGATCACCAGCACGATTTCCGTCGGGTGGGCGATCGAGACGAACTGCGGGTTGATCTCGGTCCGCTGAAATTCGATGCGCACCGGTTCGATCGGCTCCCAGGCGTGCTGCAACTCGGTCAGCGCGCCGTTGACGACCTTGCGAACGATGTTCAATTCGATCGCGGTGAAATCGCGGCCTTCCACACGGAAGCGGGTCTTGCCCATGCCGCCGAGAAAAATATTAACCAGCACGAAAGCGAAGCTGCTCTCGACGATCATCGCCCCCATGCCGCGCAGCGGCTCCATTTTGAAGAGGTTGATCGAAGTGGGCAGCGGCAGACTGTTGAGAAATTCGCCGAATTTCACCAGGCGGATGTCGCCCACTTCCACGTCGACGACGCGGCGCAACTCGATCGAGAGCGAGGTGCGGAAGTCGCGGCAGAATTTTTCGTGAATCACTTCGAGCATGGGCATCTTGCCGCGGAAGATGCGGTCCTGGCTGGTGATGTCGTACGGCCGCACCTCATGCGGCGCGTAGGCCGGCGCCGCCGGCGCCTTGGCCTCCTCGGGCGCAACCGGCGTCTCCGATTCGATCGAGCCGTCGGTCACCGCCGCCAGTAGGGCGTCAACTTCGTCTTGGCTGAGGACCTGACCCATGCCTGCTCTTCCTTAGGAGATGATGAACTCGGTGAACAGAATCTCGTTGACCGCGTTGGTCCCGAGGATTTCGTTCAACCGCAGCGTGATTTCCTGACGCAATTTCAGCTTGCCCTTGCTGTCGCGCACCTGGGCGGAGGTTTTTCCGGACAGCAAGGTGATGATCGCGTCCTTGACCTTCGGTTTGCGCGATTCGATTTCCTTCTTGAGTTCTTCCTTGGTCAGCTCGACCACCATGGTCACCTTGAGGAAACGGTTTTGATCGGTGTCGGCGAGATTGACCACGAAGGATTCCAGTTCGACCGACGGCAGCACCACGGTCGGATCGACGGGCTTCGCGGCCTCGCCCGGGTCGGCCGAAGCCGGATTGTTTTCGGTCGCGGCATGATGCTTGCCCCCGATGACGCCGAATCCGAACAAAGCTCCGACCACCGCGCCGATCAACACCACCGCGCCCACGGCGATGAAGATCAACTTCTTTTTGCCGCCGCCCTTTTTCTGCTCTTGTTCGCCCTTCTCGAGCTCTTCTTGCTCCGCCATGTGCCTTATCTCCTGTGTGAAAGTTGCCACATCCCTTTTTTCATCTCGCAACCGGGCCGCATTTGCAACCAGGCCGCCGGCCGGCAAGCCGGAACGAGGAGATGGGCGGCATCCGACATGGCTTGCTCAAACGCGAAAAACCCGAGCACCGGCAGGAAGCAGCAGCACAGGATCATTTCCACTTTGCGGGCTCCTTTACCACTCGGGTTTCTCGTTCCATGAGATGAATGAGCAAGCGCTATGCCAACCGGATCGCCTGATTTCCTCATTGCGGCGTCGAATTACCGACAGCCGTTAAATTTATATTTTTCTCCGTAATTCCAATGCTTTAACTTTATAAATCGCTTTCTCAATAACTGCAAGCAACAAAAACAGGGGCCGGCTCGCTCGTCAAAAGCGGGCGAAAAGCGTCGGAACTTTGACGACCCTCAGCGCAAAGAGGATAAACAGCGATGGGATCGGTGGAAAAGGCAATGTCACCGTCTCGAAATGACGGGGAGAGTCCGTTGCTCGACTATTTCGAATTCAGTCGTTTTTCTTCAGGCCGGCGTTTACTTCGCGGTGTCGTTGTCGTCGTCGTCATCCGTGCCGGTGTCGTTGTCGTCGTCGGAAGTGTCGTTGTCGTCGTCATCGTCGTCATCGTCGTCGTCGTCCGAGGCCGAGTCCACCGTATAGCCTTCCGACAGTTCGGCGTATTCGTCGTCGGCGTTGATCACCCGCACCGAATAAACCCCCGGCGTGATGCCGGCCGGGACGGTGGCGGTCAGGATATCGCTGGCCACGGTGGTCACGTCTTCCAGCAGGTTGGGGCCGACGATGACCGTCATGGAATCATCGAAATTGGCGCCATAGATGGTGACCGCCGTATCCAGATCGGTCGGCCCATGATTCGGGTCGATGCTGGTGATTTGCAGTTCTTTCGAATTGAGCACCGTATAACCGGCGATCAACTTCGCCGTGCCGCCGCCGCTGTTGGTCACTTCCACGTCGTAGGTGCCCGGAGTGATGCCGAGCGGGACCGTGCCGGTGATGGTCGTCCCGCTGACCACGGACACCGATTCCACGCTGGTGGCGCCGATACTGACAGTGGCGCCGGCGACGAAGTTCGTTCCCGTGATGGTGACGGCCACCGGGACATTGTCCAATCCCTGATTGGGATCGATGGCGGTGACGGTTAGATTGTTCGGGTTGATGACGGTGAACGCATCGGCGAGGCTGGCTTGATCCAACTTCTCGGTGATGACGGTGATGTCGTACAATCCGGCGGCCGTCCCGGCGGGGATGACGGCGGAAAGCAGGCTGCTGGTCACCACGGCCACCGAGGTGCATTCGACGGCGCCGACCAGGACGCGCGGCGTGCCGCTGAAATTCGTGCCCGACAGCACGATGGCGATGTCCGCATCGTTCGAGCCGGCGGTCGGCTCGACCTTCGTCAGGGTCAGCGACGAGGCGCTGCCGGAGGGGAAACGATTGAAATCCCGGCCGCAACCCGACAGGACCAGGTACCCGGCGAGGGCCGCCACCGACAAGATCAACAACCATCGTTTCATGGCCTAGCTCCCTAGAAGCGCGTGTAACAACCGACCCCGTAACGGGTCGGCGTCACCACCGGCATCAAAGCGAAACGCACCGGAGCCGTTTCGCGCTCCGCGTACTGGCGGGCCGGATCGGTCAGGAGCAGATACGTGCCCCCGCCGATCAATCCCAGCCCGATCGGGCCGAGGATCTCCCACATCTGATCGTATTCTTTGGTGTCGTCCTGATAGCGCGAAAGATCCGCCGCGCTGTCGGCCGAACCGTATTTGCGATAGGCCTGGCTCGACATCGTCAGGTAATACACCGCGGCGACGGTCGTGACCGCCCCGGCGGACAGCAGGCTGTAGCCCCAGATCATTCGCGGCGAGGTTTGCGAAACCTCGATGCGGCCGCCGGTTTCGTAAATCTGGCCGATCCGCTCGGCGGCGCCCTGAACGCCGCGTTCGGACAAAACGCTCGTCGGCGGCGCGGTGACCGGCTCATTGAGGGCGGGCGAACCACCCTTGCCGATCATCAGTTCGCGCACGGACCAGAGCGTTTCGAGCGAGCCGATTTCCACCATTTCGAACTGCACTTCGAATTCCGCCTGATCCAAATGCGATTGCACGAAACGCTTGACCTGCCCGAAGATGACGCCTTCTGTTTTCAGTTCGCGGGCGATTTTCACCGCGCTGGACAGGTTTCCCTGATAGACCCATTCGCGCAGGTTGCCGTAGGAAGCGGTCATGGCCTCAGTCACCTGATCGCCGCCCACGAGGTCGAACAGCCGTTTCGCCGCCAATTCGGTCATAAACTGATTGGTCAGTTCGACACTCACTGCCTCCCCGCCCTTGTCCATCAGGTAGTCGGGCACGACCACCGGCAGCACGGCCACGCGGCGCACCGGCGAGTTTTTCAAGTCGCCCGCCACATAGGGAGCCAACGGGACGCGGACAATCTGACTGGTGCAGCCGGCCAACCAGGCCGCCAGAACGCCCAAGACGAGAAAAGTAAGAAACCGTCGCATGCCGTCCATCCGTTTTACGGTTTAGAGAAATTCGTTTTTCGCGCTCGCGAATATCTGCACGAACCGATCGAACATTTCCTTGCCCAGCGCCGGCTCCAGCCGCAGCAGGCGCGTCGCTGGATGACTCGCCAGGTCGATTTCCTCGGGGGCGGCCAAGCCGATTCCGGCCTGACGGCAAAACACGTCGGCCAACGAAATGACCGAAACCACCCGCTGGGGAGTGGTCTGATTTTGCGGCGTCTCGAAGTGCGCGATGACCGTGCCGACGACTGGCGGCAGCGCCCACTTGGCCACCGTCAGTTCACCGATGTCGCGATGGTATTGATCGAGAATGCCGATCGCCATGCTTTCCGGCGGCCGGAAATCGGAGCCGACCTCGTGTTGCGCCTTTTCCAGGATGCTCAGCGCGATCATCCGGCCGATGTTGTGCATCAAGCCGCAGAGAAACGATTCGTCGCGATCGGCGTTGAGTTTCGTGGCCAGAACGCGCGCGGCGAAGGCTACCCCGACGGCTTTTTCCCACAGCGTTTTGGCCAGCCGGCCGTACAGCCGGCTTTTGAAAATTTTCGTTCCCAGGCTGATGGCCAGCATCAGGTTCTTTACCTCGGCCTGGCCGAGGCGCACCAGCGCCTGGTTGATGTTGCTGATTTCCGTGATCGCCGCATAAACGGGACTGTTGGCGATTTGCAGAATTTTCGCGGCGATCGTCTGGTCGGTCAGAATCACCTTGGCCAGATCCTGCATGCTGGCGTCGGGGTCGCTGGACAAGCGGATGACCTTCAACGCCACGTGCGGCAGCATCGGCAGTTCGAAATCGCGGGCCAGGATCGCCTTGACGATCCGATCGCGGAAATCCTCCTCCTCCGGCGTCAGTTCCCGCTCTTCCTCGATCGGTTCCGGCGCGGGCCGCGGCGGTGCGGCGGAAAGCGGCGGCGGGGACGGAGGCGAAGGCGGCGACGCCGCCGGTCGCGGCGGGACGACCGGTTCCGTTTTTATCGCTTCTTCCATTGTGGCGTTGACGATAAACATCTGGTTGCAGTGAGGGCACCGGACCTTGAATTTGAGTCGCGGTTGTTCCGCCATTGTGTCCCTTTCATCCGGACGCAGCCTGAAACCGGTCCCTTTGCCGGACTTTTCCTCCACGTCCTGTAAAGCAAACCTTGTGCCAGTGTTCAAAAGATCGTCTAACTTGTTGAATTATTATCATTTCGGTCAATTTTATGCCACCCTCCCCGGATGCGGCAACCGGCTTTCCGGGTTGTCCTGTCAAACTCTTGACGGCAATTCTTGCCGGGGGCTAGGCGCCCGGGAAAAAAACGCCCGCCGACCAAAATTGCTAAAATAATCGGCAATTCGGCAACCGGCGGCAATGAACGTTGTTTCAGGCGATGCTTTTTGCTACCTTTTAAGTTCCTTTTTGTAGGATGTGGCATGCGCTTCCGGATATTCACGCTAGGATTCATTTTCGCTTTGCTCTGGAGCGCCGGCGCCTTTGCCTATCCGTTTCGGCCGGCCGATGATTTTCGCACCCTGCATACCGAGCATTTTCGCATCACTTATCACGATCCTTATCGCTTCGCCGCCTTGCGCGCCGCGGTCATCGCCGAGGAACAGTTCGCCGTGCTGACCGCCCGCTACGGGTGGACGCCGCACACGCCCTTCGATGTGGTGATGACCGACCGCACCGACCTCAGCAACGGTTCGTCCAGCATCACGCCGGTGCAGGTGACGCGCCTGCTGCTCGCCCCGCCCCATCCGACCGATCGCCTGGACTATTACGACGATTGGCTGCGCCTGCTGATCACGCACGAATTGACGCACGCCGTCGAAACCGACATGGTGTTCAAGCTCAACACGGCGCTGCGCTACACCTTCGGCCGGTTGACGCCGCTCGGCCATTTCCAGCCGCAGGGATTCATCGAGGGCAACGCCGTATTCCAAGAGACCGACCTGACGACCAAGGGCCGCAACCGCAGCGCGCATTCGCTGATGATGCTGCGCATGGCCGCCCTGGACGACCGTTGGCCGACGCTGGATCAGATCGCGGTGTTTCCGCGCGAATGGCCGTCGGGCGCCGCGCCCTACATCTGGGGCGGCCTGTTTCATCAATACCTGGTCGAACGTTTCGGTATGGAAAAAGTGGCGGCCTATTATCGCAAGCACGCCGGACAAATCTGGCCGTTTCTGTTCAATCACGACGCGCGGGTCGTTTTCGGCACCCACATGTCCGATTTGTACGAAGCCTGGACGAAAAACGAAAAAGCCCGCTTCGCGGCCGACCGCGATCGCCTGACCACGATCGGCCTGACGCCGGCGACCCGACTGACCACCAACGGTTTCCAGCACGACAGCCCGCGCTGGCTGGACGCCGACCGCCTGCTGTTCTTCGAGGACGATCCCGATCGCACACCCAACCTGCGCGTCATCAATCTGGCCGAGGCCAGGCCGAAAGACCGGCGGTTGGTCTCCGTGGAGGACGTGCGCGGTCTGGACGTCACCGACACCGGGGCGATCGTTTACGCCGATCTGAAGCCGCACGACCGCTGGCACGCGGAATTCGATCTGTGGCGGCTCCCGTCCGGCGCGTCCTGCCCCCGACGGATCACGACGCTGGCGCGATTCGCCGACCCGGCCGCGGTCCCCGGCACGTCCCGCGTCATCGGCACGACCCAGGAAGGCGGCCTGACCCGGCTGACCGAGATCGACCTGGAAACCGGCGAGCTGCGCCATCTCACCGAACCTGACGACTCGGGCGCCTATTTTCAATACGCCCAGCCGGCGGTACACCCGAGCGGCCGTTGGCTGGCGGTCAGCGTCTGGCACGACGACGGCAACCGCGACCTCTTTCGCTTTGATCTCGAAACGCGCGCCTTCAGCCGCCTGACGGCCGATCCCGAATTGGATCTCGCCCCGGCTTTCGACCCGACCGGGCGCCACCTGCTCTTTTCCTCCAGCCGCACGGGCGTCTACAACATCTACGCGCTGGACCTGGAAACCGGCAAGCTCTACCGGGTGACCAACGTGTTGGGCGGCGCGTTCAATCCGGCGGTCGATCCGACGGGCAAACGGCTGGCTTTCGTCGGCTACAACGGCGGCGGCTTCGACGTCTACGCGACCGACTTCGCGCCGGAACGGTGGACGGAAGTGGCGCGCGAATCGCCGGAGCCCGACGCCCTGGTGGTCGGCCCGATCACCCGGGACATCAACCGGCGCGCCCGGGAGATCGATCCGCCGACCGACAACTATCAGGCCTATCGCACGGCCTGGCCGCATTACTGGTTGCCGGCGTTTTCCCTCTCCGACGACGACCTGTGGCTGGGCGCGCAAACGGCCGGATTCGACGTCGCGGGTTACCACGCCTGGAGTGCCGAGGCGCTTTGGGCCTTCGAGCGCCGTTTTCTCGACGCCTACGTCAACTATACCTACTCCCGGTTCACGCCGAACCTGCAACTGTTGGCCGCGCAGGAAGCGGTCAACCTCGGCAAAATCGTCTACAACCGCGACCTGGAATGGGTCGATTACTACGAACGGCGCATCACCGGGCAGGCGCTGGTCACCTATCCCGTTTTTTATCGCCACCTGCTGTTCGCCGGTTACCTCGGGCAGGATCGACGCGGCCTGGACGATCCCGACAAGTTCAAGCCCAAGCAAGAATTCGTCGGCTACTGGTCGGGAGCTCGTTTCGGTTGGACCTTCGACCAGGGCCTCGCCGCCAACCGGCCAATCACGTTTCCGTCGGGCTTCGGGGCGACGATCTACGACGAGGCGCTCGGCGGGGTCATTTCGCAGCAACTGCTCGGCGGTCAATTGGGCGTCTACGTGCCGCTGCCGTTTCGGGAAGGCAGCCTCAGCCTGACCGCGCTGGGCGGCATCAGTTTCGGCGAGCAATTGCGCGAGCGGGATTTCCGACTCGGCGGTTATACGCAAAGCAATCCGCTGTTTCTGAGTTTTCTCAGTGATCGGTTCGCCCTGCCCGGCTACGACGGCAGCTTTCAAAACGGCGACCGCGTCGCCACGGGCACGGCGGCGTTCACCTTCCCGCTGTTCGAAATCGAGCGCGGCATTTCGACCTGGCCCATCTATTTCCGGGATATCGGCGGCCGCACCTTCGCCGACGCCGGCTTCGCGCTGGACCGTGACGAGCCGTTGACCGACGAGGATCTCTACCCGTCCGCGGGATTCGATCTTTATTTTGATTGGTTGCTCGCTTATGCTTTTGCGGCGCGCATTCAGACATCGGTGGCTTATGGTTTCCGTGATCGTCAGGACACGGGCGGTTTTCACTGGTTCTTTACGTTCGGCGGTTTGATCCCATGAAGAAGAAGTACAAACCCAAGAAAAGTGTTACGCCGGCCCGGCCGACGCGTTGGCGCAAGATCTGGCGCTTCGCGAGCCTCGCCTTCTGGCCGCTGCTGATTTTCGTCGCCGCCGCCTACGCGATCTACCCGACCTTTTTCGACGCGTTCGGCCAGCCCGGGCTGCCGCGGCTGATCGACGAGGCGACGGCGGACCGGTTGATCACGGTCGCCCGCCTGGCGGTTCAAGGCCAACCGATCGAGGCGGGCGCGCCGGTTTCGGGCGTCATCGGGGCGGTGGTGATGATTTACGGCGACCAGGGTCCGCGCGCCGGCGCCGCCTGTTTCGGCGAGGACGCGGCGCAGGCGATCGCCTGCGGCGGGCGGATCGTCCATGACGTCGCGCCCGATTTCGGGTTGGCCGACACCGACAAGGTTTCCATCCACCTGCTGCGCGAATTGCGCTCCGCCGCGCCGTTGTGGTTTCGCGAAAAGGGCTGGGGATACAGCCGCGGCCTCTATTCGGTATTGGTGGCGGACGGCGACGGCGCCCGGATGATGCCCGACACGCAAATGCACGTGCTCAACGCCGGGCTGGAAAAGGCGCTCGATCACCTGCGAAAGAAAAAGAACGGCGTGCCGGTGCTCGGCAAGGCGCCCGACCAGGGCGAATTCATCATTCCCACCGAGTCCTACACCGAATACCAGGGCAAGCCCGTGGCGCTGTATCGCGCCTCAACCATTCTTCCGCCGCCGACGCCGCAAGAAATCGTCGAAGCCTGCAAACTGGGCGGCGACTACCTGGTGAAAATCCTGCAACCCAACAACAAGTGGCTGTACGAAGGCGACCTGGGCTTCGACCGCTACAAGTCCTCGTACAACCAATTGCGGCATGCCGGCGCCGTTTATTCGCTCTACCAGCTCTTCGAGGCGACCGGCGTCGAACGCTACAAGGAAGCGGCGGATCGCGGCTGGCAGTGGGTGCTGGAGCAGATCGAGCGCGAGCCCGACGCCGGCGGCGCGACCTGCGCGTTCATGCTGGAAAAGCACACCAAGACGATCAAGGGCAAGAAGAAAACGGTCTATTCGGTCAAACTCGGCGGCACC
It contains:
- a CDS encoding flagellar biosynthetic protein FliO is translated as MFRSGKWVSALAAVLLLAGLAWAEPVQLQKMNLVEKMQVPAGAACAIDLAIKDRAGFADATIGIKGKEVSLVLPRTYTHPPVLQFNKLDSKCFEKAVVAQIDNQTVRAVLFLKEGYNGDTTPSFAIGENLIHIALGAKPLPAAEPIVLPTMATPEPAAENVPPEAKIDWAAILAAPPTATPTPAAEPAATPAPEKPAPAAAAAAATATPAPDEIGWSKAVIKMIAALAGGLAAILILAGLAKRFKLPARLTGGRSGLIRVVQTGMLDMKRRVAVVDVAGELLVVALANNQVTMLAKIENETARRRLLGDEAAPRDNATADLTEPAFFEAGPEIVKTMGTAANDFSAKLRAYTRHAPQESAVAGHDTLNSIVEKVKKLKRL
- the fliN gene encoding flagellar motor switch protein FliN, with protein sequence MQQESRTSKPAAKEAAGDPNLDPAAWGLTEDDLKAEGEKKAPPKETPPPAAPVTQKMPMQTFEKAPAPAGTQRDLDFVLDIPLVLTVEVGRSRLTIGELLTLGPGSIVELQKLAGEPLEVFINDKLVARGEAVIINEKFGIRLTDVISKAERIESLK
- the fliM gene encoding flagellar motor switch protein FliM, translating into MGQVLSQDEVDALLAAVTDGSIESETPVAPEEAKAPAAPAYAPHEVRPYDITSQDRIFRGKMPMLEVIHEKFCRDFRTSLSIELRRVVDVEVGDIRLVKFGEFLNSLPLPTSINLFKMEPLRGMGAMIVESSFAFVLVNIFLGGMGKTRFRVEGRDFTAIELNIVRKVVNGALTELQHAWEPIEPVRIEFQRTEINPQFVSIAHPTEIVLVIESSVDVEGNSGLIQIVIPYAMVEPLREKLSSGFLGEGAAYDDSAWRTVLTDAVKESEVEMKVQLGRVKISLEQLIKLQDGQVLQLDKFSDEAVDILIENIAKFRAVVGTERGYKAVRII
- a CDS encoding flagellar basal body-associated FliL family protein, yielding MAEQEELEKGEQEQKKGGGKKKLIFIAVGAVVLIGAVVGALFGFGVIGGKHHAATENNPASADPGEAAKPVDPTVVLPSVELESFVVNLADTDQNRFLKVTMVVELTKEELKKEIESRKPKVKDAIITLLSGKTSAQVRDSKGKLKLRQEITLRLNEILGTNAVNEILFTEFIIS
- a CDS encoding HDOD domain-containing protein, which translates into the protein MAEQPRLKFKVRCPHCNQMFIVNATMEEAIKTEPVVPPRPAASPPSPPSPPPLSAAPPRPAPEPIEEERELTPEEEDFRDRIVKAILARDFELPMLPHVALKVIRLSSDPDASMQDLAKVILTDQTIAAKILQIANSPVYAAITEISNINQALVRLGQAEVKNLMLAISLGTKIFKSRLYGRLAKTLWEKAVGVAFAARVLATKLNADRDESFLCGLMHNIGRMIALSILEKAQHEVGSDFRPPESMAIGILDQYHRDIGELTVAKWALPPVVGTVIAHFETPQNQTTPQRVVSVISLADVFCRQAGIGLAAPEEIDLASHPATRLLRLEPALGKEMFDRFVQIFASAKNEFL